A DNA window from Bacteroides cellulosilyticus contains the following coding sequences:
- a CDS encoding CidA/LrgA family protein: MIRQCAILFGCLALGELVVFLTDIKLPSSIVGMLLLTLFLKLGWIKLQWVQGLSDFLVANLGFFFVPPGVALMLYFDIIAAQFWPIVIASLVSTLLVLIVTGWVHQLARKIK, encoded by the coding sequence ATGATTCGTCAATGCGCCATCCTTTTCGGATGCCTGGCTTTGGGTGAATTGGTTGTTTTTCTTACGGATATCAAGCTTCCGTCCAGCATCGTAGGTATGCTGTTGCTCACCCTTTTTCTGAAATTGGGTTGGATTAAACTGCAATGGGTGCAGGGATTGTCCGACTTCCTGGTTGCTAATTTGGGATTTTTCTTTGTTCCTCCCGGTGTAGCCCTCATGCTTTATTTTGACATTATCGCTGCCCAGTTCTGGCCGATAGTCATAGCTTCTTTAGTTAGCACCCTGCTGGTTTTAATCGTTACAGGGTGGGTTCATCAATTAGCACGCAAAATCAAATGA
- a CDS encoding LrgB family protein translates to MSYLDNEFFLLAVTFGVFFFSKLLQKKTGILLLNPILLTIAILIIFLKMAHISYETYNKGGYLIEFWLKPAVVALGVPLYLQLEAIKKQLVPILLSQLAGCIIGVVSVVVIAKLMGAPQEIIYSLAPKSVTTPIAMEVADTLGGIPALTAAVVVCVGLLGSIVGIKTLKLTRIKSPIAQGLSLGAAAHAVGTSTAMDISSKYGAYASLGLTLNGIFTALLTPTILRLLGLL, encoded by the coding sequence ATGAGTTACTTAGACAACGAATTCTTCTTGTTAGCCGTCACCTTCGGCGTGTTTTTCTTTTCAAAACTGTTGCAAAAGAAAACCGGTATTTTATTGCTTAATCCCATTTTGCTGACTATCGCCATCCTAATTATCTTTCTGAAAATGGCGCATATCAGTTACGAAACCTACAACAAAGGCGGATATCTCATTGAATTCTGGCTGAAACCGGCAGTAGTAGCCCTTGGAGTACCTCTATATTTACAGTTGGAGGCCATAAAAAAGCAATTGGTCCCTATCCTGCTTTCACAATTGGCGGGTTGCATCATCGGGGTAGTTTCCGTAGTGGTGATTGCCAAACTGATGGGAGCGCCCCAAGAGATAATCTATTCACTGGCACCCAAATCTGTCACTACTCCCATTGCTATGGAAGTGGCAGATACACTAGGTGGAATTCCTGCACTGACAGCTGCCGTGGTGGTTTGCGTCGGTTTGCTGGGTAGTATTGTCGGAATAAAAACCCTGAAACTAACGCGTATTAAGAGCCCTATTGCCCAAGGATTATCCCTGGGAGCTGCCGCCCATGCCGTGGGAACTTCCACCGCTATGGATATCAGCAGCAAATACGGAGCCTACGCCAGTCTCGGACTTACGCTGAATGGCATTTTCACCGCCCTGCTCACACCAACTATTTTGCGATTATTAGGGTTGCTATAA
- a CDS encoding DUF2156 domain-containing protein, producing the protein MISFKDIELKDKELITSYTQHSPRRNCDLSFSNLCSWRFLYDTQFAVQDGFLILKFWAGEKLVYMMPVGSGDLKKVLEDMIGDANREGERFCMLGVCAGMRADLEAIMPDKFHFEADRDYADYLYLRTDLATLAGKKFQAKRNHLNKFRRTYTNYEYVPLTSNRIQECLDLEAEWCKVNNCDQHEGTGNERRALIYALHNFDALGLTGGVLHVDGKIVAFTFGMPINQDTFGVHVEKADATIDGAYTMINYEFANHIPEQYTYVNREEDLGIEGLRKAKLSYQPVIILEKYMACLKDTPVDPVKW; encoded by the coding sequence ATGATATCATTTAAAGACATCGAACTTAAAGATAAAGAACTAATTACATCTTATACACAGCATAGTCCCCGACGTAACTGTGATCTTTCATTCTCCAATCTCTGTAGCTGGCGTTTCCTTTACGACACCCAATTTGCAGTACAGGACGGCTTCCTGATACTGAAATTCTGGGCAGGAGAGAAACTGGTATACATGATGCCCGTCGGAAGTGGAGATTTAAAGAAAGTGCTGGAAGACATGATAGGAGATGCCAACCGGGAAGGTGAACGCTTCTGTATGCTCGGAGTATGTGCAGGTATGCGAGCGGATTTGGAAGCCATCATGCCGGATAAATTTCACTTTGAAGCGGACAGGGATTATGCCGATTACCTGTATCTTCGGACCGACCTTGCCACATTAGCCGGTAAGAAATTCCAAGCCAAACGGAACCACCTCAATAAGTTCCGCCGGACCTATACCAATTATGAATATGTTCCTCTCACTTCCAACCGTATACAGGAATGTCTCGATCTGGAAGCCGAATGGTGCAAAGTGAACAACTGCGACCAGCATGAAGGTACGGGTAACGAACGCCGCGCCCTCATCTATGCGCTACATAACTTCGACGCCCTTGGGCTGACAGGAGGTGTTCTGCATGTAGATGGTAAAATTGTAGCTTTCACTTTCGGTATGCCCATCAACCAGGATACTTTCGGCGTGCATGTGGAAAAAGCAGATGCCACGATTGATGGCGCCTACACCATGATAAATTATGAGTTCGCCAACCATATCCCCGAGCAATATACCTATGTTAACCGGGAAGAAGATTTGGGCATCGAAGGACTACGCAAAGCCAAACTATCCTACCAGCCGGTAATTATTCTGGAGAAATATATGGCTTGTCTGAAAGATACCCCTGTAGATCCGGTGAAATGGTAA
- the eis gene encoding enhanced intracellular survival protein Eis, protein MREKVKKLWKLCFSDNDEFIDMYFNLRYNSEVNVAIESGDEVIAALQMLPYPITFHGNSVPTAYISGACTHPDYRSRGVMRELLSQAFGRMYRNNIAFTTLIPAEPWLFGYYARVGYTTAFRYGKRTFHLPTSETDTSSLTSSAKTGWCFQAYTDYDEDVYQYMNRKMQERPCCLQHTKADFHVILADLNLSRGCIFTLSDEFGIAALAIVYPDEEASKLFINELFADTPEAERLLLTRICQDMQTESLDIIMPPVKNQSTFDLGMIRIIQAKPVLQLYAAAHPEEEMNIDLIDNELSANNGYYYLNKGKCMYSHRRLPGAHERLTIGQLTEKVFASERAYMSLMLN, encoded by the coding sequence ATGCGTGAAAAGGTAAAGAAGCTGTGGAAGCTTTGTTTTAGCGATAATGACGAGTTTATAGATATGTACTTTAACCTTCGCTACAACAGTGAAGTGAATGTTGCCATCGAAAGTGGTGATGAAGTCATTGCCGCTTTACAGATGCTTCCCTATCCGATTACTTTTCATGGCAATAGCGTACCAACCGCATATATTTCGGGTGCTTGCACTCACCCCGATTACCGCAGCCGGGGCGTTATGCGAGAATTGTTGTCCCAGGCATTCGGGCGCATGTATCGTAATAATATTGCATTTACCACTCTCATTCCTGCCGAACCTTGGTTATTTGGCTATTACGCACGTGTAGGTTACACAACAGCCTTCCGTTACGGTAAACGCACATTTCATTTACCAACCAGTGAAACGGATACTTCTTCTCTCACTTCATCTGCCAAAACAGGCTGGTGTTTTCAGGCTTACACAGACTATGATGAAGATGTCTACCAATATATGAATCGTAAAATGCAGGAACGCCCTTGCTGTCTGCAACATACAAAAGCTGACTTCCACGTCATACTGGCTGACCTCAACCTAAGTCGCGGATGTATTTTCACTCTTTCGGATGAATTTGGAATCGCCGCTCTTGCCATCGTATATCCCGATGAAGAAGCTTCTAAGCTGTTTATAAATGAATTGTTTGCAGATACTCCCGAAGCAGAACGTTTGCTACTCACCCGCATTTGCCAAGACATGCAAACTGAAAGCCTCGACATCATCATGCCCCCTGTTAAAAATCAATCAACTTTCGATCTGGGCATGATACGTATCATCCAAGCCAAACCTGTACTGCAACTTTATGCAGCCGCACATCCTGAAGAGGAAATGAACATCGACCTCATTGATAACGAACTTTCAGCCAATAACGGTTATTATTATCTGAATAAAGGGAAATGTATGTATAGCCACAGACGACTTCCGGGTGCACACGAGCGACTAACCATCGGGCAATTAACAGAAAAAGTATTTGCTTCGGAACGAGCATATATGAGTTTAATGCTAAACTGA